The Lysobacter capsici genome has a segment encoding these proteins:
- the ispF gene encoding 2-C-methyl-D-erythritol 2,4-cyclodiphosphate synthase: MRIGQGYDVHAFGDGDHVMLGGVRVPHDRGVLAHSDGDVVLHALCDAMLGALALGDIGQHFPPSDERWRGADSRTFLRHCNSLIGERGYRLGNADITVVCERPKVGPHALAMREAIAADLGVEVDAISVKATTSEQLGFTGRREGIAAMAVCLLLRA, from the coding sequence ATGCGCATAGGCCAAGGCTACGACGTCCACGCATTCGGCGACGGCGACCACGTCATGCTCGGCGGCGTGCGGGTGCCGCACGACCGCGGCGTGCTCGCGCATTCCGACGGCGACGTCGTCCTGCACGCACTGTGCGACGCGATGCTCGGCGCGCTGGCGCTCGGCGACATCGGCCAGCACTTTCCGCCCAGCGACGAACGCTGGCGCGGCGCCGACAGCCGCACCTTCCTGCGCCACTGCAACAGCCTGATCGGCGAACGCGGCTACCGCCTCGGCAACGCCGACATCACCGTGGTCTGCGAGCGGCCGAAGGTCGGCCCGCATGCGCTGGCGATGCGCGAGGCGATCGCGGCCGATCTGGGCGTCGAGGTCGATGCCATCAGCGTCAAGGCCACCACCTCGGAACAACTGGGATTCACCGGCCGCCGCGAAGGCATCGCCGCGATGGCGGTGTGCCTGCTGCTGCGCGCCTGA
- the ispD gene encoding 2-C-methyl-D-erythritol 4-phosphate cytidylyltransferase: MIWAVIPAAGSGRRFGGPTPKQYLQAAGKPLIEHALSALLSHPRIAGAMVALSAEDERWPGWTELCGKPVLRCVGGGERADSVLAALHALPAQVGEHALVLVHDAARPNLRGDDIDRLIAAAESGADGAILGAPVRDTLKRAEAGRIARTEPRDGLWRAFTPQAFARGALTAALSDAAAQGVIVTDEASAMERVGAKPLLVEGREDNLKVTTPADLVLAEFLLRAGRD, from the coding sequence ATGATCTGGGCCGTGATTCCCGCCGCCGGCAGCGGCCGGCGCTTCGGCGGGCCAACCCCGAAGCAATACCTGCAGGCGGCCGGCAAGCCGCTGATCGAACACGCGCTGAGCGCGTTGCTGTCGCATCCGCGCATCGCCGGGGCGATGGTCGCGTTGTCGGCCGAGGACGAGCGCTGGCCGGGCTGGACCGAACTGTGCGGCAAACCGGTGCTGCGCTGCGTCGGCGGCGGCGAACGCGCCGACTCGGTGCTGGCCGCCTTGCACGCCTTGCCGGCGCAGGTCGGCGAGCACGCGCTGGTGCTGGTGCACGACGCGGCGCGGCCCAACCTGCGCGGCGACGACATCGATCGGCTGATCGCCGCGGCCGAGTCCGGCGCCGACGGCGCGATCCTCGGCGCGCCGGTGCGCGACACCCTCAAGCGCGCCGAGGCCGGCCGCATCGCGAGGACCGAACCGCGCGACGGCCTATGGCGCGCGTTCACCCCGCAGGCGTTCGCGCGCGGCGCGCTGACCGCGGCGCTGAGCGACGCGGCGGCGCAGGGCGTGATCGTGACCGACGAAGCCTCGGCGATGGAGCGCGTCGGCGCGAAGCCGCTGTTGGTCGAGGGACGCGAGGATAATTTGAAGGTGACGACGCCGGCGGATCTGGTGCTGGCGGAGTTTTTGTTGAGGGCGGGGCGGGATTGA